GCCCGGGTGCCGTTGGTCGTGCCCCGGCCGTAGGCGTCCAGGCACTTCGTGCCGAAGACCACCAGCTGCCTGGACGAGTTGTGCGTCCACGACTGGTTGGGTTGGCCGTGGCAGTCCCACAGCTGGAGCCGGGTGCCGTTGGCGGTGGACGAGCCCGGCACGTCCAGGCAGCGGCCCGAGGGCACGCCGACGACCTGCCTGCCGGACGACGTGACCGGGTCCCCGATGCTGCCGGGCACGGCGCGCAGCGCGGCGTGCCAGGTCGCGGCCATCTTGTCGTAGCCGGTGGCGGTGGGGTGGACGCCGTCGATCAGGTCGGCCGTCGTCAGGGCGGCGTGCATGTCCACCAGGTGCACCCGCTTGCCCGCGTCCACCTTGCCCCGCACCATGCCGGGGATCGTGGCGTTGAAGGTCCGGGCCGCGGCGTTCTGCCCGGAGTTGGCCAGCGGGATGATCGTCGCGACGAACACGTCGGCGTTCGGCGCGGTCGCGGTGATGCGGTCGACGAGCGCCGACAGCCGGGACGGCGCGCTCGACACGTTGTGGTTCTGCAGGATGTCGTTGGTGCCGATGTGCAGCAGCACCGTGCGCGGGTTGGTGTTCCGCAGCCAGGTGACCACGTTCGCGTCGATCTGGTCGATGCGCCAGCCCGGGTGGCCCTGGTGGTCGTGGTCGCCCAGCGACGCCGGGCCGTTGAACTGGGAGCCGACGAAGTCGACCCGGTGGTTGCCCGCGCCGAAGCGCTGCCACAGCCCGATGCGGTAGCCGCCGGGCACCTGCGTCCCCTCGGTGATCGAGTCGCCCAGCGGCATCACCCGCACCCCGCCGTTGGACTCGGCGGCGGCCTGGCCGACCGGCAGCAGGGTGGTGGTGATCAAGGCGGTGGTGATCAGGGCCGCGGCGCGGGCGGCCAGTGCTCGGAGTCTCGGTCGCACGTCTTCTCCTGGGGGATCGGGTTCGGTCGGGCGTTGTGCCGTCGCTGTCAGTCGCGCGCGCTCCACTGCTGGTTCGCGCCGCCGTGGCACGACCAGAGGTGGAGGAGCGTGCCGTTCGCGGTCCCGTTGCCGCTGGCGTCGAGGCACAGCCCGGACTGCACGCCGGTGATGGTGCCGTCGGCGTTGACGTTCCACTGCTGGTTCGCCTGGCCGTTGCAGTCCCAGACGATCGCCGCGGTGCCGTTCGCGGTTCCCCGGCCGCTGGCGTCCAAGCACTTGCCGGACACCGTGAGCTGCTTGCCCGAGGTGAGGGTCCACCGCTGGTTGGCGCCGCCGTTGCAGTCCCAGAGCCGGGCCTGCGCGCCGTTGGCGGCGCCGCTCGCGACCTCGGCGCAACGACCCGACTGGCCGCCCACGAGCATCGCGTTCCGCGGGCCGCCGCCGCTGCTGCCACCCGGCCCGGCCGCGGCCATCACCGCCTGGGCGCCCGCGGGCCAGTTGCCGTTGGTGACGATGACGTTGCCGGACACCACGTTGCCGCGGTCGCCGTTGGTCACGTTCGTGCTGCCGTTGGTCGACCAGTTGTCGGTGACCCTCCAGTTGCCCATGTTCTCGCCGCCCCAGTAGTTCGCGGTCGCCCACGTGCCGGTGTTGGAGAACACGTTGTTGGTCGCGGTGTAGTAGCGCGAGCCCTCGTCGAAGTAGAGCCCGAAGTGGCCGTTGGTCCGCAGGCAGTGGTTCCCGCTGATCACCGCGTTCGGGTTCGCCGCCAGCGTGTAGACGCACCCGCCGTCGTTCATCTGCTGCATGACGTCGTGGACGTAGTTGTTGACGAGCCGGTTGTCCGACGCCGTGGTGGGCGTCGTGTAGCGCGGCTGGTAGTTGTAC
This genomic window from Saccharothrix sp. HUAS TT1 contains:
- a CDS encoding RICIN domain-containing protein, encoding MRPRLRALAARAAALITTALITTTLLPVGQAAAESNGGVRVMPLGDSITEGTQVPGGYRIGLWQRFGAGNHRVDFVGSQFNGPASLGDHDHQGHPGWRIDQIDANVVTWLRNTNPRTVLLHIGTNDILQNHNVSSAPSRLSALVDRITATAPNADVFVATIIPLANSGQNAAARTFNATIPGMVRGKVDAGKRVHLVDMHAALTTADLIDGVHPTATGYDKMAATWHAALRAVPGSIGDPVTSSGRQVVGVPSGRCLDVPGSSTANGTRLQLWDCHGQPNQSWTHNSSRQLVVFGTKCLDAYGRGTTNGTRAVIWDCHGDANQQWNVNADGTITSAQSGLCLDAYNLGTGNGTELVLWTCSGQANQRWTLRA